From the genome of Vicia villosa cultivar HV-30 ecotype Madison, WI linkage group LG2, Vvil1.0, whole genome shotgun sequence, one region includes:
- the LOC131652835 gene encoding plant cysteine oxidase 2-like, translated as MGIERTLGDRKGRDFCELPKETITNSRARRNRRRHKMPPVQKLFETCKEVFASSGTGIVPPAQDIDKLQSVLDGIKPEDVDLRPDMPYFMANASHRRPKITYLHIYECEKFSMGIFCLPPSGVIPLHNHPGMTVFSKLLFGTMHIKSYDWVVDLPPQSLTIVKPSESQVPNLRLAKVKVDADFTAPCNPSILYPEDGGNMHVFTAVTACAVLDVLGPPYSDIDGRHCTYYTNYPFSNFSVEGLSIPEEEKNVYEWLQEKDQLEDLKVEGKMYSGPTIVES; from the exons ATGGGGATTGAGAGAACATTGGGAGATAGAAAAGGAAGAGATTTTTGTGAATTGCCAAAGGAAACAATTACTAACAGCAGGGCAAGGAGGAACCGGCGGCGTCATAAGATGCCGCCGGTTCAGAAACTTTTTGAGACTTGTAAGGAAGTCTTTGCATCTTCTGGGACAGGAATTGTTCCTCCAGCTCAGGACATTGACAAGTTGCAATCTGTTTTAG ATGGAATAAAACCAGAAGATGTTGACTTGAGACCTGATATGCCATATTTCATGGCAAATGCATCTCATAGAAGGCCAAAAATTACATACTTACATATTTATGAATGCGAGAAGTTCTCG ATGGGAATATTTTGTTTGCCACCATCTGGTGTTATTCCTCTACACAATCACCCTGGAATGACAGTTTTTAGTAAGCTACTTTTTGGAACTATGCACATCAAATCATATGATTGGGTTGTTGACTTGCCTCCTCAATCTCTTACAATTGTCAAACCCTCAGAAA GCCAGGTTCCTAATTTGAGGTTAGCGAAAGTAAAGGTTGATGCCGATTTCACTGCTCCTTGCAACCCTTCAATCTTGTATCCGGAAGATGGTGGAAACATGCATGTTTTCACCGCAGTGACAGCGTGTGCAGTTCTTGATGTTCTTGGTCCTCCATATTCTGATATTGATGGAAGGCACTGCACTTACTATACCAATTACCCTTTTTCCAACTTTTCAG TTGAGGGATTATCCATACCAGAAGAGGAAAAGAATGTCTATGAATGGCTACAAGAAAAGGACCAACTTGAAGATTTAAAAGTTGAAGGAAAAATGTACAGTGGTCCAACAATTGTGGAGAGCTAG